One Pseudomonas fluorescens genomic region harbors:
- a CDS encoding sugar transferase — protein MTGHEQGVPIQQMRRDKRVDPEHRMRLDAAIHRQGRGWFTGRDGGRPWQLSRTNRVVACLGALAILLVFSPLLIGLALAIKFSSPGPVLFVQKRTGYRGRKFGMYKFRTMVANAEDLKESLRHLNKHGADAIDFKIDKDPRITGIGGFLRRTSLDELPNLINVVTGDMRLVGPRPTSFNAYRYKDNHLARLAIYPGMTGLWQISGRSNIDFDQRVELDLSYIAEQSLLLDLKILLKTPFKVFSGHGAS, from the coding sequence ATGACTGGACATGAACAAGGTGTGCCGATCCAACAAATGCGCCGAGACAAGCGCGTTGACCCCGAGCACCGAATGCGCCTCGACGCAGCGATCCATCGCCAGGGTCGCGGCTGGTTCACTGGCCGCGACGGTGGCCGGCCATGGCAGTTGTCGCGCACCAATCGGGTGGTCGCCTGCCTCGGCGCATTGGCGATTTTACTGGTGTTTTCGCCGCTGTTGATCGGTCTAGCGCTGGCCATCAAATTCAGCAGCCCCGGCCCGGTGCTGTTTGTGCAAAAGCGCACCGGCTACCGCGGCCGCAAATTCGGCATGTACAAATTCCGCACGATGGTCGCCAACGCCGAAGATCTGAAGGAGTCGCTGCGCCACCTGAACAAGCACGGCGCCGACGCCATCGACTTCAAGATCGACAAGGATCCGCGCATCACCGGCATCGGCGGTTTCCTGCGGCGCACCAGCCTCGACGAATTGCCCAACCTGATCAATGTCGTGACCGGCGACATGCGCCTGGTCGGCCCACGTCCGACCTCGTTCAACGCTTACCGCTACAAGGACAACCATCTCGCCCGCCTGGCGATCTACCCCGGCATGACCGGCCTGTGGCAGATCTCCGGGCGCAGCAATATCGACTTCGACCAGCGCGTTGAGTTGGATCTCAGCTACATCGCCGAGCAGAGCCTTTTGCTTGATCTGAAGATTCTGTTGAAAACCCCCTTCAAAGTATTCAGCGGCCACGGAGCAAGCTAA
- a CDS encoding NAD-dependent epimerase yields MKILVTGAAGFIGAHCVLRLLRDGHAVVGLDNFNDYYDPQLKHDRVQWVRAQVGDFQLATVDLADASAIEALFVREQPQVVIHLAAQAGVRYSLENPRAYVDSNLSGFLNILESCRHHPVEHLIYASSSSVYGANQHTPYSVKDGANHPLSLYAATKKANELIAHSYSHLFGIPCTGLRFFTVYGPWGRPDMSPIQFARAINEGTPLKLFNYGEHQRDFTYIDDIIESIARLIDQAPQVNAHWDREQPDPASSMAPWRLFNIGGQQPVELKTYLALIEKHLGRQAIVELLPLQPGDVLNTCADASDLAQATGFQPRIELDEGLGRFIAWFRDYYPLPVAHAPLAAEIQRRTS; encoded by the coding sequence ATGAAGATTCTGGTTACCGGTGCGGCCGGTTTCATAGGTGCCCATTGCGTGTTGCGACTGCTGCGCGACGGTCACGCGGTGGTCGGCCTGGACAATTTCAACGACTACTACGATCCGCAGCTCAAGCACGATCGGGTGCAATGGGTACGTGCCCAGGTCGGTGATTTTCAGCTCGCCACGGTTGACCTGGCCGACGCTTCGGCCATCGAAGCGTTATTCGTCCGCGAACAGCCGCAAGTGGTGATCCACCTCGCCGCGCAGGCCGGGGTGCGTTATTCGCTGGAGAATCCGCGGGCCTATGTCGACAGCAACCTCAGCGGCTTTCTCAACATTCTCGAGAGCTGCCGGCATCATCCGGTCGAGCACCTGATCTACGCCTCGTCGAGTTCGGTCTACGGCGCCAACCAGCACACGCCGTATTCGGTCAAGGACGGCGCCAATCATCCGCTGTCGCTGTACGCCGCGACTAAAAAAGCCAATGAACTGATCGCCCACAGTTACAGCCATCTGTTCGGCATTCCCTGCACCGGCCTGCGCTTTTTCACCGTGTACGGGCCATGGGGCCGGCCAGACATGTCGCCGATCCAGTTCGCCCGCGCGATCAACGAAGGCACGCCGCTGAAGCTGTTCAATTACGGCGAGCATCAGCGCGACTTCACCTACATCGACGACATCATCGAAAGCATCGCGCGCCTGATCGACCAGGCGCCGCAGGTCAATGCGCATTGGGATCGCGAGCAGCCGGACCCGGCCAGCAGCATGGCGCCGTGGCGACTGTTCAACATCGGCGGGCAGCAACCGGTGGAACTGAAGACTTACCTGGCGCTGATCGAGAAACACCTCGGCCGCCAAGCCATTGTCGAGCTGTTGCCGCTGCAACCGGGCGACGTGCTCAACACCTGCGCCGATGCCAGCGATCTGGCCCAGGCCACCGGATTCCAGCCACGCATCGAGCTGGATGAAGGACTCGGGCGTTTCATCGCCTGGTTTCGCGACTACTACCCACTGCCTGTCGCCCACGCGCCGCTCGCGGCTGAAATTCAGCGGAGGACTTCCTGA